A window of Candidatus Margulisiibacteriota bacterium genomic DNA:
CGGGGCAACAAGGATAAAGCCTATTAGCCTGCGGTCGCGCAGCAGCTGTATGAACTCTTTTTTCATCAGATGGAACAGCCTGTGGTCAAAGATCATTTCTTAATCCAGCCTTTTCTTGAACTGCCTGGAGGCCAGCATCATCATCAGGACCCCGAACCCTATCAAAAGAAGCGTGTCAAACCACAGGTATTCTATGCCTATGCCCTTCAAAAATATGCCTCTAAGAATGGTCAGGAAATACCTGGCCGGCACAAAATAGGTAGTCAGCTGTATTATTTTGGGCATGCTCTCTATCGGGAACACGAACCCCGATAAAAGGATGGAAGGCAGCATGGTGGTCATGGCCCCCATTATTATGGCGTTCTCCTGTTTTTTGGCAACGGTGGAAATGAACAGACCCAGGCCCAGAGATCCAAAGATGAAGATTATTGACTCCAGCAGCAGCAAAAACACGCTGCCCCTTATCGGCACTTTGAAGAACAGAACGCTGACAAGCACGCAGAGAAGAACATCGCAGAGCCCGATAAGAACATAAGGCATCATTTTGCCTGCCATTATCTCCATGGGCCTGATAGAGGTGGCTATGAGCTGCTCCATGGTGCCTCGGGTCTTTTCGCTCACGATAGAAAGCGAGGTGATGAGGGCTGACAGTATCATCAGGACCATCGCTATTATGCCGGGGACCAGAAAATTCATGCTTTTCAGCTCCGGGTTGTACCAGATCCTTGGATGGGCCTCTATCGGCAGGAGCTGACCTTTTGGCGTCATCTGGGACCTAGAATAGTATTTGAGCAGGATATCCTTAGAATAGTCCTGCAGAATGGTGTTGACATAGCTGACCGCCATGAGAGAAGTATTGGAATCGGAGCCGTCTACCACTATCTGAAGATCGGCCCCTCTTCCTGAATTGACCCTGCCGGCAAACCCCGGGCCAAAGTTGAGAGCCATCTTGATCTTTCCCGAGAGGAAAAACTTTTCCTCCTCCTTAAAATTGCTGACATAACCGACAAGATCAAAATAACCGGATGAAACGAATTTTCTGGTTATCTGTCTGGTCATGGGGGAATTGTCCAGGTCTCTAACCGCCATGGGGATGTTGCGTATGTCAAAGGTAAGAGCATAGGCGTAAAGCACCAGCATCACCACAGGCAGCGCAAATGTAAGCAGAAGGGTCCTGCGGTCCCTTATAATGTGCAGGAACTCCTTGCGTGCTATGGCCAGGGACCTGCTTCTATAGAGCTTTTGCAGCATCCGTCCTTCCTCCTACCAGAGAAACAAAGACATCCTCGAGGCTGCTTCTGCCGGCTGTCTTCTTCAGCTGCATCGGGCTTCCCCGAGCTATTATCCTTCCGTCGGATATCAGGGCAATATTGTTGCAGTGCTCCGCCTCGTCCATAAAATGGGTGGTAACAAGGACGGTCGTGCCCTTTTCCGAAAGGGTGTAGATCAGATGCCAGAAATTCCTCCTTGATATTGGGTCCACTCCCGAGGTCGGCTCATCCAGAAAAAGGATGTCGGGATCATGCACTGTGGCGCATCCAAGCGCGAGGCGCTGCTTCCATCCTCCCGACAGATTTGAAGCCAGCTCGTCCTGACGGCCTTTAAGCCCGGCCATCTTGATCAATTCTTTCTTTCTTGATGCCCGTACGGCTGCCGGAGTTTGATAAACACCGGCAAAAAAATCAAGGTTCTCCGATACCGTAAGATCTTCGTAGAGAGAGAATTTTTGGGACATATAACCTATTCTCTGGCTGATCTTTTCGCTGTCTTTTGTAATGTCAAACCCGGCAACAGAGCCAGTCCCCGATGTCGGGACAAGTATCCCGCAAAGCATCCGTATCGTGGTCGACTTTCCAGCGCCGTTGGGGCCCAGAAAGCCGAATATCTCTCCTTTTTTCACGGCAAAGCTAATGGCATCCACCGCCGTAAAAGAGCCGAATTTTTTGGTCAGCCTGTCTACCGTTATTGAATATTCCATGTTACTTTTTCAGCATCCACACGAACACATCCTCCAGGCTGGGAGCAATGGCCCGCAGCTGGTGTCCCGATCGTCCGGCAGCCGTCAGCAGGTCCGATATTCTGCTGATATCAGTCTCAGTCCGGCTCGAAGCTATATGCAGCCTGTCGCCAAACACTTCAAGATCGAACTTGCCATAAAGTTCTCTGGCGGTCTGCCTGATATCCGGAGAGACAATCTCTATCACGCTCCTGTTCATGCACTTCTTAATATTGGCAGGAGTATCGCAGACCATCAGCTTTCCCAGGTGCATCAGCGCGGCTCGGGAGCATTTTTCGGCCTCGTCCATGTAAGGAGTGGTCACAAAAACCGTCATTTCCGGCACCAGCGACTTTATGATCTGCCAGAATTCCCTTCTGGACACGGGGTCAACTCCGGTGGTGGGCTCGTCAAGAAAAAGTATCTTGGGCTTATGTATAAGCGTGCAGGCCAGGGCAAGCTTCTGCTT
This region includes:
- a CDS encoding ABC transporter permease, with product MLQKLYRSRSLAIARKEFLHIIRDRRTLLLTFALPVVMLVLYAYALTFDIRNIPMAVRDLDNSPMTRQITRKFVSSGYFDLVGYVSNFKEEEKFFLSGKIKMALNFGPGFAGRVNSGRGADLQIVVDGSDSNTSLMAVSYVNTILQDYSKDILLKYYSRSQMTPKGQLLPIEAHPRIWYNPELKSMNFLVPGIIAMVLMILSALITSLSIVSEKTRGTMEQLIATSIRPMEIMAGKMMPYVLIGLCDVLLCVLVSVLFFKVPIRGSVFLLLLESIIFIFGSLGLGLFISTVAKKQENAIIMGAMTTMLPSILLSGFVFPIESMPKIIQLTTYFVPARYFLTILRGIFLKGIGIEYLWFDTLLLIGFGVLMMMLASRQFKKRLD
- a CDS encoding ABC transporter ATP-binding protein, producing the protein MEYSITVDRLTKKFGSFTAVDAISFAVKKGEIFGFLGPNGAGKSTTIRMLCGILVPTSGTGSVAGFDITKDSEKISQRIGYMSQKFSLYEDLTVSENLDFFAGVYQTPAAVRASRKKELIKMAGLKGRQDELASNLSGGWKQRLALGCATVHDPDILFLDEPTSGVDPISRRNFWHLIYTLSEKGTTVLVTTHFMDEAEHCNNIALISDGRIIARGSPMQLKKTAGRSSLEDVFVSLVGGRTDAAKAL
- a CDS encoding ABC transporter ATP-binding protein encodes the protein MYAIKAEGLTKKFAKNTVLDSLSLEVNSGEIFGLLGPDGAGKTTLIRLLCALLSPDEGRAKVFGLDIEKQGEKIKDLLGYMSQKFSLYPDLTVEENLDFFADIHGVFGRDRQSKKKELYSFSRLERYKDRAAGDLSGGMKQKLALACTLIHKPKILFLDEPTTGVDPVSRREFWQIIKSLVPEMTVFVTTPYMDEAEKCSRAALMHLGKLMVCDTPANIKKCMNRSVIEIVSPDIRQTARELYGKFDLEVFGDRLHIASSRTETDISRISDLLTAAGRSGHQLRAIAPSLEDVFVWMLKK